From the genome of Nitrospira sp. CR1.1:
AGGAAGATGCGGGGCGAACCGGCTCGGCGTTCATGAGGCCGGCGTCGCCGGTGGTGGCCGTCTTACCAGAAGATTGCCGAGAACCAACCAGTCAACCTGCGTGCGCAGAAAACAACGCACGGCTTCATCAGGGCTGCACACAATCGGTTCTTGCACGTTGAAGGACGTGTTCAGGAGCACCGGGACGCCGGTCAGTCTGCCAAAGGTCGTCAGGAGATCGTAGAAGCGGGAATTGGCCTCCCGCGTCACCGTTTGCACCCGGGCCGTCCCATCGACATGCGTCACGGCCGGAAGGATTCCTTTCGCAGACGCCTTCACCCGCACCGTGAACTGCATGAAAGGAGACGAGGCCGGCACATGGAAAAACTCCTCCGCGCGCTCGGCCAACACTGAAGGCGCAAAGGGCCGAAAGGCCTCCCGGCATTTCACTTTGCTATTGATCAGCTCCCGCATATCTTCACGTCGAGGATCTGCCAGCAGGCTACGGTTCCCCAGCGCCCGGGGCCCCCATTCCATCCGTCCCTGAAACCAGAACACCAATCGGCCATGGGCCAACTCCGATGCCACCCGTTCATACAACCGGTCATCAGGCAGGCATTCGGCAACCAGTCCCGCCTGTGACAGCACGGCTCGGCAGGCGGCTTCATCGTACTGTGGCCCCAGGTACGCATCGGGCAGCACGGATCTTCCCGCCGCCGTTGCGCGCCTCGCCGTCCACCACAAGGCCGCTCCGAGCGCCGCCCCGGAATCTCCGGCAGCCGGCGGCACATAGACATGATCAAACCCGAGTTCGGCCCGCAGACGACCGTTGGCCACGCAGTTGTAGGCGACTCCGCCCGCCAGGCAGAGCGACGTCGCCTGAGTGAGCGACCGCAGGCGGCGCCCCAGATGCAGCAGGGTCTCTTCCAACACGAATTGCGCGCTGGCCGCGAGATCGCGGTGTCGCTGCGTGATGGCGTCCGACGAACGCCGCGGAGGACCGAAGTGGCGGAGAAACTCGTCTACAAAACAGCCCGCCCTGGCTAGGTGAAAATCGAGCAGGCGGGTATTCAATTCAAATCGTCCATCGGGCAGCAATCGCAAAATTTCACGATGCAGCGCGGGTGCGAACGACGGTTCGCCGGAGGAGGCGAGGCCCATCACGATATATTCATCCTGATCCGGGCGAAACCCCAAGAACGCCGTCATCGCCGCATAGAATTGCCCCAGCGAGTGGGGCAGCGGAGTACGCTCGAGCACGGTGATCTGATTGCCCTCACCGCAGGCCAGCAAGGTGGTATCCGCTTCTGACGCCCCATCAACGACGAGAATGGCCGCCCGCTCAAACGGCGAGACAAGAAAGGAACTGGCCGCATGGCACAGATGATGGTCGAGAAACACCGGCCGAGCGGCTCCCGGCGCAACCCTCCTGGTCAGCTCCTGGCGAAGGCGGAACAGTTCCTTCCACTCCTGACCGGCGCGCTCGAGCGACCGTGTTCCTTTCACACGGAACAGTTGCGTAGAGCGCATCATGGCCGTCAGCGCAAGCCGTAGACGCCGGCCGACTTGCCAATACTTCCACGGCACGACAATGGCCTCGACATCGCGCAGAGCCATTCCGGCTTCGCGCAAACAATACTGAATCGCATGGACCGGCAGAGCCGTCACGTGCTTCTGGCGAACGAATCGTTCCTCCTCCGCTGCGGCCACAATGCGGCCGTCAGCGACCAGCGCGGCCGCAGCATCGCGCATATTGGACAAACCCAACACCACCACGATAATTCAACGTCCCTTCGATCCACCGACGGGGGATGCGCGGTAGGATAAACGAGGCTGGTGAGGGTCGCAAGCCGGCACGGGAGTTGGTTGCAATGCCCCCTTCATTCCTGTACCGTTTCCCCTCCGAAATCTGCCCTAGAGGAGGCCTCGGCTTGAAGACGAACCGCGCGTTTATTGTTGGAATGATTCTCATCCCCCTGTTGGCCTCCGTCGGCTGCGAGACCATTAAATCACGATTCTCCCGACAGGCTCTGCCGGACCTCGGGCCACCGGTTCCGCTCACGGTTCAAATGGACATCGACCCGTCGCTCTCGAAAGCCAAGACGGAGTATATCGATAACTGCAGCCGCATCCATGTCTTCTCGATCGGCCCGACGGTTGAAGACACGTTGATACAGGCCGCGCATCAAACGTTTCGTTCCGTCAACATGCCGGGAAGTCATGCGGCCGGGGGAAAACCCGACGTGACGATACGCGTGCGGATGCTGGACCCGCGCTTCAAGCTGCAAACCGATGCGCTCTACGATCGCGCCCCCGCAGAACTCAGCCTGGATGCTCTGGCGGAATTTTTCGATGCCTCCGGCGCACCGCTTGGCGAGCGGCCGCTACAAGCCGCTCGCAAAGAACGCTTGCAACTCGAACTGACTCAGCAGCGCTGCGATTACGTCGTCGATCCTCTGCTGCAGGATACGTCCACCATGCTGGCCACGCAATTCATGCAAGAAGCCCGGGTGCTCCTCGCCCCCGCGACACAAACGGCGGCAACTGCCGCGACCGTCGCGCCGTCCGAGGCCGCCTCGAAACCCCCTGCCATGCCAGCTGCGCCTGCTGCAGCGCCGGTTCAGCCCCTTCCGTTCAAAGCCACACTGTTGGATGAAAACGGCAACCTGGTCCTTGAAAGTGGCGAACGAATCCGCGTCCGAGTCGACATCGTCAATACCGGGCAACAGGCAACCCCTGACATGGCCGTGCGGCTGACTGGTCCGCCGGTGCTGATCGCTCAGTTCCCCGCCACAACATTGCCCACGGGAGCCATCGCACCAGGCGGCTCCAAATCTCTTGAATTCGTCGCGACTCTGCCGCAATCGCCGTCCGCCCAGCAGGCCGAATTTCAGGTGGCGATCCTGAATGGAATGGGCCAGCAGGTGTCACCCGTCCAGACCTTAGTCGCGTCCATACAATCGTCCGCGGCCAACAGCGACGACGTGGATCACGTTCCTCCTGCGGCAATCGGACTTCAGAGGCCTGGAGACTATCTCCTCTCAATCGGGCTGAGCAGCTACCGCGAACAGGAGATTGGCGCGCGGAAGTATGCCACCCTCGACGCGGAAATGGTGGCGACCTACCTTCAGACGCTGGGAGGAGTGCCACGCAATAATGTCCGCCTCTTGAAGGACTGGAGCGCACTTCGCCCGGACATTGAAGAGGCCTTACTCGATTGGCTCCCTTCCAAAGTTACCAAAGACTCGGTAGTCACGGTGTATTTCGCCGGCCAGGCCTTCGTCACCCCATCGGGAGAGACATTCTTGATCCCTTACGACGGCTCGCTGGGATCACCCACTCGCCTCTATCCGCTCAAAGATCTGGAAACCGCCTTGGGAAGGTTAAAAGCGAAACAAGTCTTGTTCGTGTTTGACGGAACTGTGCTCAAGAATGGGGCGGAGGGCCGCACAAAAGTCGCGCCACCCAAATGGGCGGCAACGGCGGGATCGGTCGTTCACATCATTTCAACCACCGGATTCGGCAAAAGCCTGGAATCCGATACGTGGCATCACGGATTACTGACCTACTATCTTCTCCGAGGCCTGCGTGGGGAAGCCGATATGAATCGCAACGGCGAGGTCACGATCGGGGAGGTCACGGCCTATGTCGCTCGCAAAGTGCCAGCCGCCGCACGCAGTACCTTTAAGCAGGACCAGCAACCGCAGATCCTGCCGACGCCGCGTGTGCCGGAGAAGAGCCTCGACACCGTGCTCACAAAACCAGCGATGCCCCCTTCCGCTGACCAACCCTAAACAAACAGCCGACCTCTCCTTCAGCCATCACGGTAGTGGGCCGCGATGGTTCGGGATGGGCCTTCCTTTCTCAGGTTGCTCCTGTATCACGATATGAGCCTGTCGAGACCAGGGACCTGACCACAAAAGAAAAGGGGCGGCGAGGATATCCTCGCCGCCCCTTTCCGATTCAGCCTATCGGCCGATACTCGCGACTATTCTTCGCCACCCTTGCAGAAGCTGCGCTCATAATTGATGATCGTCCACGCTTCTTCTTCGGTGATTGCCGCAGGGACCAACGAAACCATGCCGGTGCCCGGGCTGCCGTTCTTGATCACCCAGAACAGCTCGCCATCTTTCCGCTTCTTGTGGAACTTGCAGTTGGTGAAGTTGCGCGGGCTCGGATTGAGGATCGCGCCGGCAGGGCCATCGCCCTTCCCCTCTTTCCCGTGACAATTGAAGCAGGTGCCCTTGCCCTCATACAATGCCTTGCCCTTGGCAATGCTTTCCGGGGTCGAAGCAACCGGGTTCTTCATTGCCTTCGCGTCCGCCATCTGATCCGGCGCAACACGGGGCTTCAGCGGATCCTTTTCTTCTGCGCCCACCACCGCCACGGACAACAAGGTGACGGCCGCACACACTCCGACTAACTTAGAAAAATACCCCATCAGAACTCCTCCTTTGTGTTGAACCCACCGCGTGAACAATAACTGTCTGGTCTCAAGCAGCATGGACAAAAAATCATGACAAGGCCGATAAAGCAGGCGAACTATAGCAACGCGTTTTCTGTCTTGTCAAGCGAACGACCCGCCTCGGCCTTGTCTGTTTCATCCATGCTGGCATCAGGGAGAATCAAGGGCTGTGCCAGCGGCGCGATTGAAAAAACCACATGAAATCCCCATATTCAGAAGTCTCACCGATTCGGCAAGTACGTACTGACATCCAGCCGTGACACCTTTGCGCCTCAGACGCCTCCGCCTCGCCTCATTCGAGCGCGGAGAGGACAGCGACAAGTCGCTTCACGATTTCTACATGTCATAGATGGTAAAGAAGAAGGCGGCGGGAGCGGGAATGAAAGACACGCCTGTAGGCCAGGGAGGGGTCAGGGGTATCCAGACAATTCAATCAACGTTTAATCACGACGTCTCGTACGACCTTGCCGCTGGGGCCAAAAGGCTTTTGCGGTTTGCCGTTGAGTTCGGCGCGCACTCCCCCGGCATTGCCGAGCGTCACCGTGAACTGGTCCTGAGCCTTCCACTGAGCCTTTTCCCCAGGGCGTAGCAACGCCTCCTG
Proteins encoded in this window:
- a CDS encoding carbamoyltransferase, which produces MVVLGLSNMRDAAAALVADGRIVAAAEEERFVRQKHVTALPVHAIQYCLREAGMALRDVEAIVVPWKYWQVGRRLRLALTAMMRSTQLFRVKGTRSLERAGQEWKELFRLRQELTRRVAPGAARPVFLDHHLCHAASSFLVSPFERAAILVVDGASEADTTLLACGEGNQITVLERTPLPHSLGQFYAAMTAFLGFRPDQDEYIVMGLASSGEPSFAPALHREILRLLPDGRFELNTRLLDFHLARAGCFVDEFLRHFGPPRRSSDAITQRHRDLAASAQFVLEETLLHLGRRLRSLTQATSLCLAGGVAYNCVANGRLRAELGFDHVYVPPAAGDSGAALGAALWWTARRATAAGRSVLPDAYLGPQYDEAACRAVLSQAGLVAECLPDDRLYERVASELAHGRLVFWFQGRMEWGPRALGNRSLLADPRREDMRELINSKVKCREAFRPFAPSVLAERAEEFFHVPASSPFMQFTVRVKASAKGILPAVTHVDGTARVQTVTREANSRFYDLLTTFGRLTGVPVLLNTSFNVQEPIVCSPDEAVRCFLRTQVDWLVLGNLLVRRPPPATPAS
- a CDS encoding c-type cytochrome, with translation MADAKAMKNPVASTPESIAKGKALYEGKGTCFNCHGKEGKGDGPAGAILNPSPRNFTNCKFHKKRKDGELFWVIKNGSPGTGMVSLVPAAITEEEAWTIINYERSFCKGGEE